The following is a genomic window from Chryseobacterium sp. StRB126.
TCCTCAATTAACTGAGAATGAGCTGCGTTTAGGAATGAAAATCTGTCCATTATTACAGTTTATCTATTTATTAAAATTTATTTGTAGAATTAATCTTCAAATTTAATAAAAAAAACCGAGTTAGAACAGTCTGAAACCGTTAAAAAAACTTAAGAAAAAAAATATTCTGAAAAAATCACTTATACACTGATAATGAGAGCTTAACGTTCACGTCCTGACCTTCCATCGGACGTTCAATAAAGGTCTGACGGATATCTCCGAAGCGCATCTCATCTTTTTTGGCTTTCAGAATCAGCTGCTGAATAGCCTTAATTCGGCCTTCATAGCTCCCTTTGTAGTACATTACATAGTTTTGTGATGGATTTACCGACCTAAAATTAAAGTTATTGTCAGATACTCCGATTTTCTTGGAAAGGGGAATTCCCAGGAAGTAGGAAACTTCTTTGTCTTTATAATTATCTGCATCCGTCATCAGAACCGGATAGCCAAATTCATCATCTTTTTTACCAAGATCCATCAATACGAAATTATACACTTTGTTATAATTCATCACGATATTTTTGTAAAGAGCATCTTTTTTATTTGCTGTACTTACGTTGATTCCCAATAGCAGTTTATCTTCTTCATTTTCCACCATCAGACTGTCATACTTGATGGCTGCCATCTGATTGTCTTTTTCAACCTTATTTCCTAACGAATTTTTAAGATTGACCATACTTTTGTTGATATTTTCAGCAAAACGGTCTTCTGTCCAAAAGTTTTCAACCCTTCTCCAAACGGAAAGTTTCGGAGTATGTACATACCACGTAATTTTGGTCTTTTCTGCAGAAATAGGTTTAAATTTAACGTCAACTAATGTCGGATTTTCATTTTCATCCTCAAAAAGCTGATATTTTAAAGTCTTATTAAGATTCTCATAACGGATGAACATTTCCCCGTCGGTATCATTTTGTTTGTCTACATAGCTAATCGCACTTCCCTGTCCTTCATAAGGCGTATAATAATCTATGTCCATAGACTGTGAACTGGTAAAAAAGTTGTTCCATCTCGTAAAACTCTGGAGATTATTGAACTGGGCAAAAACTTTATCTATCGGATAATCAATCTCTTTTTCAACGGTAAAGTTCTTGCTTTCATCCACAAAATAATACATGGAAGCGGCATAAGCGCCCCCAAAAAGAACAATAAGTACAATTAGATATTTAAAAATACGCATCGCACAAAAGTAATACAAATAAAAAAAGTGACCAATATGCCGATCACTCTAGTTGTATGTTTAACAATAATTAACCTAGTTAAAGGCCGGAAGCCGGGTGAGGGAAGCTGGAATTTACTGTTAATCCAACGATTACTGATAGTCCTTTGATTGAAATTATTATTTATAGATCTTTCCATAAAGAAAAAGCATATTTACCACTTCGGCTGCAATAACTTCCAGCTTCCCACTTCCTTATTACCCAATATGTGTTCCAGGCGTAAGAACTGCTCCTTTCTTCACAACTACGATACCATCCTGTACCGAATAGGTTCCATAGTCACCATCCGGAAGATACTTGCCACCGATAATCTTTACATTATCTCCAATGTAGCAGTTTTTATCAAGGATCGCTTTTTCAATATAGCAGTATTTCCCGATTCCCATATTTGGGCGGCCAGCTCTGTCGTTCAATACGATTTCCGTGGTATTTTGATAGAAATCGGCTCCCATTACGTAAGAATTGACAATGGTACTGCCTTTATCTATTCTGGTTCTGTTTCCGATCACGGAATTTTCAATTTTATCTGCCATAATGATGCATCCATCTCCAAAAACAG
Proteins encoded in this region:
- a CDS encoding SRPBCC domain-containing protein; the protein is MRIFKYLIVLIVLFGGAYAASMYYFVDESKNFTVEKEIDYPIDKVFAQFNNLQSFTRWNNFFTSSQSMDIDYYTPYEGQGSAISYVDKQNDTDGEMFIRYENLNKTLKYQLFEDENENPTLVDVKFKPISAEKTKITWYVHTPKLSVWRRVENFWTEDRFAENINKSMVNLKNSLGNKVEKDNQMAAIKYDSLMVENEEDKLLLGINVSTANKKDALYKNIVMNYNKVYNFVLMDLGKKDDEFGYPVLMTDADNYKDKEVSYFLGIPLSKKIGVSDNNFNFRSVNPSQNYVMYYKGSYEGRIKAIQQLILKAKKDEMRFGDIRQTFIERPMEGQDVNVKLSLSVYK